A stretch of Lathyrus oleraceus cultivar Zhongwan6 chromosome 6, CAAS_Psat_ZW6_1.0, whole genome shotgun sequence DNA encodes these proteins:
- the LOC127093250 gene encoding extensin-2 isoform X2: MTAMASSPKRGHNWPPMAMALAIVLISTTVVSAAADSYIYSSPPPPYEYKSPPPPSPSPPPPYVYKSPPPPPYEHKAPSYVYKSPPPPSPSPPPPYVYKSPPPPSPSPPPPYVYKSPPPPSPSPPPPYVYKSPPPPSPSPPPPYIYKSPPPPPYEHKAPSYVYKSPPPPSPSPPPPYVYKSPPPPPYEHKAPPYLYKSPPPPSPSPPPPYYYKSPPPPSPSPPPPYYYKSPPPPSPSPPPPYYYKSPPPPSPSPPPPYYYKSPPPPSPSPPPPYYYKSPPPPSPSPPPPYYYKSPPPPYIHKDPPYYYKSPPPPSPSPPPPYYYKSPPPPSPSPPPPYYYKSPPPPSPSPPPPYYYKSPPPPSPIPHTPYYYKSPPPPKVLPPPYYYNSPPPPVVYPHPHPYHHSLIVKVIGKVYSFRCYDWEYPEKSHDKKHLKGAVVEVTCKAGSKIIKAYGKTKINGKYSITVEDFDYVKYGATVCKAALYAPPKGSPFNIPTKLNEGTKLYLYSKDKYEVVLKAKPFAYASKKHFKECEKPKPSPTPYYYKSPPPPTPVYKYKSPPPPVHYYSPPYYYKSPPPPVKSPPTPYYYKSPPPPSPVYKYNSPPPPIYKYKSPPPPVHYPSPVYKYNSPPPPVHYYSPPYSYKSPPPPSPVYKYNSPPPPVHHDSPPYYYKSPPPPSPVYKYNSPPPPVYKYKSPPPPVHYPSPVYKYNSPPPPVYKYNSPPPPVHYYSPPYYYKSPPPPSPIYKYNSPPPPVHHDSPPYYYKSPPPPSPVYKYNSPPPPVHHDSPPYYYKSPPPPSPVYKYNSPPPPVYKYKSPPPPSPVYKYNSPPPPVYKYKSPPPPVHYPSPVYKYNSPPPPYYYKSPPPPSPSPPPPYYYKSPPPPSPSPPPPYYYKSPPPPKEISNPPYYYKSPPPPSPSPPPPYYYKSPPPPSSSPPPPYYYKSPPPPSPSPPPPYYYKSPPPPSPSPPPPYYYKSPPPPSPSPPPPYYYKSPPPPSPSPPPPYYYKSPPPPSPSPPPPYHYQSPPPPSPISHPPYYYKSPPPPSSSPPPPYQYVSPPPPVKSPPPPAYIYASPPPPIYN, translated from the exons ATGACTGCTATGGCCAGTAGCCCCAAAAGGGGTCATAACTGGCCTCCAATGGCAATGGCATTGGCCATTGTTTTGATTTCCACTACTGTAGTTTCTGCTGCTGCAGATAGTTATATTTACTCTTCACCTCCACCACCTTATGAGTACAAGTCACCTCCACCACCCTCACCttcaccaccaccaccatatgTGTACAAGTCACCCCCTCCTCCACCATATGAACACAAGGCTCCATCTTATGTGTACAAATCACCACCGCCTCCATCTCCTTCACCACCACCTCCTTATGTATACAAGTCACCACCTCCACCATCCCCATCACCACCACCTCCTTATGTATACAAGTCACCACCTCCACCATCCCCATCACCACCACCTCCTTATGTATACAAGTCACCACCTCCACCATCCCCATCACCACCTCCTCCATACATTTACAAgtcaccaccaccaccaccatatgAGCACAAGGCTCCATCATATGTGTACAAGTCACCACCTCCTCCATCTCCATCACCACCACCTCCTTATGTGTACAAGTCACCACCTCCACCACCGTATGAACACAAGGCTCCCCCATATTTGTACAAGTCACCACCTCCTCCGTCTCCATCACCCCCACCACCATACTATTACAAGAGTCCTCCACCACCCTCTCCCTCGCCTCCACCTCCTTACTACTACAAATCTCCTCCACCACCCTCACCTTCACCTCCACCTCCTTACTACTACAAATCTCCTCCACCACCCTCACCTTCACCTCCCCCACCATACTATTACAAGTCTCCACCACCACCTTCTCCCTCACCACCACCTCCATATTACTACAAATCTCCCCCACCACCCTCACCCTCCCCTCCCCCGCCGTACTACTACAAGTCTCCTCCACCACCATATATACACAAGGATCCACCATACTATTACAAGTCCCCGCCACCACCTTCACCATCTCCTCCTCCACCCTACTACTACAAATCTCCCCCACCACCTTCACCATCTCCTCCTCCACCCTACTACTACAAATCTCCCCCACCACCTTCACCATCTCCACCACCACCGTACTACTACAAATCTCCTCCCCCTCCATCTCCTATTCCCCATACCCCATACTACTACAAGTCTCCCCCACCACCCAAGGTCCTTCCACCACCATACTATTATAACTCTCCTCCTCCACCTGTTGTGTATCCTCACCCACATCCCTACCACCACTCATTGATTGTGAAGGTAATCGGTAAAGTCTACAGCTTCAGGTGTTATGACTGGGAGTATCCTGAAAAATCTCATGACAAGAAACATCTCAAAG GTGCTGTTGTTGAGGTGACATGCAAAGCTGGGAGCAAAATCATTAAGGCTTATGGTAAAACTAAGATCAATGGAAAGTACAGCATTACAGTTGAGGACTTTGACTATGTCAAATATGGTGCCACAGTGTGCAAGGCCGCCCTTTATGCTCCACCTAAAGGCTCCCCCTTTAACATACCTACTAAGCTAAACGAAGGAACTAAATTGTACTTGTATTCCAAAGACAAGTATGAGGTTGTGCTTAAGGCTAAGCCATTTGCTTATGCTTCAAAGAAACATTTTAAAGAATGTGAGAAGCCCAAGCCTTCACCAACTCCATACTACTACAAATCACCTCCACCTCCCACACCAGTTTATAAGTACAAATCGCCACCTCCACCGGTCCATTATTATTCACCTCCATATTACTACAAGTCACCTCCTCCTCCTGTGAAATCGCCACCAACTCCTTACTACTACAAATCACCTCCACCTCCCTCACCGGTTTACAAGTACAACTCACCACCTCCACCGATTTACAAGTACAAGTCGCCTCCTCCCCCGGTCCATTATCCCTCACCAGTTTACAAGTACAACTCACCACCTCCCCCAGTCCATTATTACTCTCCTCCATATTCCTACAAATCACCTCCACCTCCCTCTCCGGTTTACAAATACAACTCACCACCTCCACCGGTCCATCATGATTCTCCCCCATACTACTACAAGTCACCTCCACCCCCCTCACCAGTTTACAAGTACAACTCTCCACCTCCACCAGTTTACAAGTATAAGTCGCCTCCTCCCCCGGTCCACTATCCATCACCGGTTTACAAGTACAACTCACCACCTCCACCGGTTTATAAGTACAACTCACCACCTCCTCCAGTCCATTATTATTCTCCTCCATATTACTACAAGTCACCTCCACCTCCTTCTCCGATTTACAAATACAACTCACCACCTCCACCAGTCCATCATGATTCTCCCCCATATTACTACAAGTCACCTCCACCCCCCTCACCGGTTTACAAGTACAACTCACCAC CTCCACCGGTCCATCATGATTCTCCCCCATATTACTACAAGTCACCTCCACCCCCCTCACCGGTTTACAAGTACAACTCACCACCTCCACCAGTATACAAGTACAAGTCACCTCCACCCCCCTCACCGGTTTACAAGTATAACTCACCACCTCCACCAGTATACAAGTACAAGTCACCTCCTCCCCCAGTCCATTATCCCTCACCGGTTTATAAGTACAACTCACCACCACCTCCATATTATTACAAGTCCCCACCTCCACCATCCCCATCCCCTCCTCCACCATACTATTATAAGTCCCCACCACCACCCTCGCCATCTCCACCGCCACCTTACTATTATAAGTCACCTCCTCCACCTAAGGAGATTTCAAACCCACCATACTACTATAAGTCACCACCCCCACCATCACCTTCCCCTCCTCCACCATATTATTATAAGTCCCCACCTCCACCATCATCATCTCCACCCCCTCCATACTATTACAAATCTCCTCCACCACCATCACCATCACCACCACCTCCCTACTATTACAAATCACCTCCACCACCATCACCATCTCCTCCCCCTCCATACTATTACAAATCTCCACCACCTCCATCACCATCTCCACCCCCTCCCTACTATTACAAATCACCTCCACCACCCTCACCATCGCCGCCACCTCCTTACTATTACAAATCTCCCCCACCTCCATCTCCATCACCACCACCTCCTTATCACTATCAAAGTCCTCCTCCACCATCTCCCATTTCTCATCCTCCCTACTACTACAAATCCCCTCCACCACCATCGTCGTCTCCTCCACCTCCTTACCAATATGTGAGTCCTCCCCCACCGGTAAAGTCACCTCCACCACCAGCTTATATTTATGCTTCACCACCACCACCCATCTACAACTAA
- the LOC127093250 gene encoding extensin-2 isoform X1, with protein MTAMASSPKRGHNWPPMAMALAIVLISTTVVSAAADSYIYSSPPPPYEYKSPPPPSPSPPPPYVYKSPPPPPYEHKAPSYVYKSPPPPSPSPPPPYVYKSPPPPSPSPPPPYVYKSPPPPSPSPPPPYVYKSPPPPSPSPPPPYIYKSPPPPPYEHKAPSYVYKSPPPPSPSPPPPYVYKSPPPPPYEHKAPPYLYKSPPPPSPSPPPPYYYKSPPPPSPSPPPPYYYKSPPPPSPSPPPPYYYKSPPPPSPSPPPPYYYKSPPPPSPSPPPPYYYKSPPPPSPSPPPPYYYKSPPPPYIHKDPPYYYKSPPPPSPSPPPPYYYKSPPPPSPSPPPPYYYKSPPPPSPSPPPPYYYKSPPPPSPIPHTPYYYKSPPPPKVLPPPYYYNSPPPPVVYPHPHPYHHSLIVKVIGKVYSFRCYDWEYPEKSHDKKHLKGAVVEVTCKAGSKIIKAYGKTKINGKYSITVEDFDYVKYGATVCKAALYAPPKGSPFNIPTKLNEGTKLYLYSKDKYEVVLKAKPFAYASKKHFKECEKPKPSPTPYYYKSPPPPTPVYKYKSPPPPVHYYSPPYYYKSPPPPVKSPPTPYYYKSPPPPSPVYKYNSPPPPIYKYKSPPPPVHYPSPVYKYNSPPPPVHYYSPPYSYKSPPPPSPVYKYNSPPPPVHHDSPPYYYKSPPPPSPVYKYNSPPPPVYKYKSPPPPVHYPSPVYKYNSPPPPVYKYNSPPPPVHYYSPPYYYKSPPPPSPIYKYNSPPPPVHHDSPPYYYKSPPPPSPVYKYNSPPPPVYKYNSPPPPVHYYSPPYYYKSPPPPSPVYKYNSPPPPVHHDSPPYYYKSPPPPSPVYKYNSPPPPVYKYKSPPPPSPVYKYNSPPPPVYKYKSPPPPVHYPSPVYKYNSPPPPYYYKSPPPPSPSPPPPYYYKSPPPPSPSPPPPYYYKSPPPPKEISNPPYYYKSPPPPSPSPPPPYYYKSPPPPSSSPPPPYYYKSPPPPSPSPPPPYYYKSPPPPSPSPPPPYYYKSPPPPSPSPPPPYYYKSPPPPSPSPPPPYYYKSPPPPSPSPPPPYHYQSPPPPSPISHPPYYYKSPPPPSSSPPPPYQYVSPPPPVKSPPPPAYIYASPPPPIYN; from the exons ATGACTGCTATGGCCAGTAGCCCCAAAAGGGGTCATAACTGGCCTCCAATGGCAATGGCATTGGCCATTGTTTTGATTTCCACTACTGTAGTTTCTGCTGCTGCAGATAGTTATATTTACTCTTCACCTCCACCACCTTATGAGTACAAGTCACCTCCACCACCCTCACCttcaccaccaccaccatatgTGTACAAGTCACCCCCTCCTCCACCATATGAACACAAGGCTCCATCTTATGTGTACAAATCACCACCGCCTCCATCTCCTTCACCACCACCTCCTTATGTATACAAGTCACCACCTCCACCATCCCCATCACCACCACCTCCTTATGTATACAAGTCACCACCTCCACCATCCCCATCACCACCACCTCCTTATGTATACAAGTCACCACCTCCACCATCCCCATCACCACCTCCTCCATACATTTACAAgtcaccaccaccaccaccatatgAGCACAAGGCTCCATCATATGTGTACAAGTCACCACCTCCTCCATCTCCATCACCACCACCTCCTTATGTGTACAAGTCACCACCTCCACCACCGTATGAACACAAGGCTCCCCCATATTTGTACAAGTCACCACCTCCTCCGTCTCCATCACCCCCACCACCATACTATTACAAGAGTCCTCCACCACCCTCTCCCTCGCCTCCACCTCCTTACTACTACAAATCTCCTCCACCACCCTCACCTTCACCTCCACCTCCTTACTACTACAAATCTCCTCCACCACCCTCACCTTCACCTCCCCCACCATACTATTACAAGTCTCCACCACCACCTTCTCCCTCACCACCACCTCCATATTACTACAAATCTCCCCCACCACCCTCACCCTCCCCTCCCCCGCCGTACTACTACAAGTCTCCTCCACCACCATATATACACAAGGATCCACCATACTATTACAAGTCCCCGCCACCACCTTCACCATCTCCTCCTCCACCCTACTACTACAAATCTCCCCCACCACCTTCACCATCTCCTCCTCCACCCTACTACTACAAATCTCCCCCACCACCTTCACCATCTCCACCACCACCGTACTACTACAAATCTCCTCCCCCTCCATCTCCTATTCCCCATACCCCATACTACTACAAGTCTCCCCCACCACCCAAGGTCCTTCCACCACCATACTATTATAACTCTCCTCCTCCACCTGTTGTGTATCCTCACCCACATCCCTACCACCACTCATTGATTGTGAAGGTAATCGGTAAAGTCTACAGCTTCAGGTGTTATGACTGGGAGTATCCTGAAAAATCTCATGACAAGAAACATCTCAAAG GTGCTGTTGTTGAGGTGACATGCAAAGCTGGGAGCAAAATCATTAAGGCTTATGGTAAAACTAAGATCAATGGAAAGTACAGCATTACAGTTGAGGACTTTGACTATGTCAAATATGGTGCCACAGTGTGCAAGGCCGCCCTTTATGCTCCACCTAAAGGCTCCCCCTTTAACATACCTACTAAGCTAAACGAAGGAACTAAATTGTACTTGTATTCCAAAGACAAGTATGAGGTTGTGCTTAAGGCTAAGCCATTTGCTTATGCTTCAAAGAAACATTTTAAAGAATGTGAGAAGCCCAAGCCTTCACCAACTCCATACTACTACAAATCACCTCCACCTCCCACACCAGTTTATAAGTACAAATCGCCACCTCCACCGGTCCATTATTATTCACCTCCATATTACTACAAGTCACCTCCTCCTCCTGTGAAATCGCCACCAACTCCTTACTACTACAAATCACCTCCACCTCCCTCACCGGTTTACAAGTACAACTCACCACCTCCACCGATTTACAAGTACAAGTCGCCTCCTCCCCCGGTCCATTATCCCTCACCAGTTTACAAGTACAACTCACCACCTCCCCCAGTCCATTATTACTCTCCTCCATATTCCTACAAATCACCTCCACCTCCCTCTCCGGTTTACAAATACAACTCACCACCTCCACCGGTCCATCATGATTCTCCCCCATACTACTACAAGTCACCTCCACCCCCCTCACCAGTTTACAAGTACAACTCTCCACCTCCACCAGTTTACAAGTATAAGTCGCCTCCTCCCCCGGTCCACTATCCATCACCGGTTTACAAGTACAACTCACCACCTCCACCGGTTTATAAGTACAACTCACCACCTCCTCCAGTCCATTATTATTCTCCTCCATATTACTACAAGTCACCTCCACCTCCTTCTCCGATTTACAAATACAACTCACCACCTCCACCAGTCCATCATGATTCTCCCCCATATTACTACAAGTCACCTCCACCCCCCTCACCGGTTTACAAGTACAACTCACCACCTCCACCGGTTTATAAGTACAACTCACCACCTCCACCGGTTCATTATTATTCTCCTCCATATTACTACAAGTCACCTCCACCTCCATCTCCGGTTTACAAATACAACTCACCACCTCCACCGGTCCATCATGATTCTCCCCCATATTACTACAAGTCACCTCCACCCCCCTCACCGGTTTACAAGTACAACTCACCACCTCCACCAGTATACAAGTACAAGTCACCTCCACCCCCCTCACCGGTTTACAAGTATAACTCACCACCTCCACCAGTATACAAGTACAAGTCACCTCCTCCCCCAGTCCATTATCCCTCACCGGTTTATAAGTACAACTCACCACCACCTCCATATTATTACAAGTCCCCACCTCCACCATCCCCATCCCCTCCTCCACCATACTATTATAAGTCCCCACCACCACCCTCGCCATCTCCACCGCCACCTTACTATTATAAGTCACCTCCTCCACCTAAGGAGATTTCAAACCCACCATACTACTATAAGTCACCACCCCCACCATCACCTTCCCCTCCTCCACCATATTATTATAAGTCCCCACCTCCACCATCATCATCTCCACCCCCTCCATACTATTACAAATCTCCTCCACCACCATCACCATCACCACCACCTCCCTACTATTACAAATCACCTCCACCACCATCACCATCTCCTCCCCCTCCATACTATTACAAATCTCCACCACCTCCATCACCATCTCCACCCCCTCCCTACTATTACAAATCACCTCCACCACCCTCACCATCGCCGCCACCTCCTTACTATTACAAATCTCCCCCACCTCCATCTCCATCACCACCACCTCCTTATCACTATCAAAGTCCTCCTCCACCATCTCCCATTTCTCATCCTCCCTACTACTACAAATCCCCTCCACCACCATCGTCGTCTCCTCCACCTCCTTACCAATATGTGAGTCCTCCCCCACCGGTAAAGTCACCTCCACCACCAGCTTATATTTATGCTTCACCACCACCACCCATCTACAACTAA